Proteins from a single region of Eremothecium gossypii ATCC 10895 chromosome VI, complete sequence:
- the STT3 gene encoding dolichyl-diphosphooligosaccharide--protein glycosyltransferase subunit STT3 (Syntenic homolog of Saccharomyces cerevisiae YGL022W (STT3)), translating into MASMKVTAMLGCLRALLKTVIIICLFGAAISSRLFSVIRFESIIHEFDPWFNFRATQYLVSHSFYEFLNWFDDRTWYPLGRVTGGTLYPGLMTTSALIWHGLRKFGLPVDIRNICVLFAPAFAGLTALATYEFTKEIKDEKTGLLAAAFMAIVPGYISRSVAGSYDNEAIAITLLMVTFMFWIKAMKTGSILHSTLAALFYFYMVSAWGGYVFITNLIPLHVFILILMGRYKSKLYTAYTTWYAIGTVASMQIPFVGFLPIRSNDHMAAFGVFGLIQLVALGSYMKSHVSTDKFKIALLISAAVVGGIGVSGLCALTMLGYIAPWTGRFYSLWDTNYAKIHIPIIASVSEHQPTAWPAFFFDNQFLIWLFPAGVFLLFLDLKDEHVFVIVYSVLCSYFAGVMVRLMLTLTPIICVAAAYALSKLFDEYLDFSDLRRAAPDAKDAARPSRREAFLNLLAKLLVSGTFLFYLFLFVYHCTWVTSTAYSSPSVVLPSHNSDGSPALIDDYREAYYWLRMNTHPDAKVAAWWDYGYQIGGMADRTTLVDNNTWNNTHIATVGKAMASPQDKGYEILRAHDVDYVLVIFGGVLGFSGDDLNKFLWMVRIAEGIWPDEIRERNYFSASGEYRMDAAASPTMKNALIYKLSYHRFPELFGDTQATDRVRGQTISAADIGSLDYFEEAFTSENWMVRIYKLKQPDTLGRTLQEASAFDRELGAGVKKRLVKKPAVGLVL; encoded by the coding sequence ATGGCAAGCATGAAGGTAACAGCAATGCTGGGTTGCCTGCGGGCGCTTCTCAAGACGGTGATCATTATCTGTCTCTTCGGAGCGGCAATCTCGTCACGACTGTTTTCCGTAATCCGGTTCGAGTCCATCATCCACGAGTTCGACCCCTGGTTTAACTTCCGCGCAACACAGTACCTGGTGAGCCACTCGTTCTACGAGTTTCTGAATTGGTTTGACGACCGGACGTGGTACCCGCTAGGACGCGTGACGGGCGGGACGCTGTACCCGGGGCTGATGACCACTTCTGCGCTGATCTGGCACGGGTTGCGGAAGTTCGGGCTGCCAGTGGACATCCGGAACATCTGTGTGCTGTTTGCGCCCGCGTTTGCCGGGCTGACGGCGCTGGCGACGTATGAGTTCACGAAGGAAATCAAGGACGAGAAGACGGGGCTGCTGGCTGCGGCGTTCATGGCGATAGTGCCCGGGTACATCTCGCGGTCTGTGGCGGGCTCCTACGACAACGAGGCGATCGCCATCACGCTGCTGATGGTCACGTTCATGTTCTGGATCAAGGCCATGAAAACGGGCTCGATACTGCACTCCACGCTAGCGGCGCTCTTCTACTTCTACATGGTTTCTGCCTGGGGAGGCTACGTCTTCATCACGAACCTGATCCCGCTGCACGTGTTCATTCTGATTCTGATGGGCCGCTACAAGAGTAAGCTGTACACGGCGTACACTACGTGGTATGCGATCGGGACTGTGGCGTCCATGCAGATACCGTTTGTTGGGTTTTTGCCGATTCGCTCCAATGACCACATGGCTGCGTTCGGCGTCTTTGGCCTCATCCAGTTGGTCGCGTTGGGCAGCTACATGAAGTCCCATGTCTCCACCGATAAGTTCAAGATCGCACTCCTAATCTCGGCCGCCGTTGTTGGGGGGATTGGAGTGTCGGGCCTGTGTGCGCTGACCATGCTGGGGTACATCGCTCCTTGGACCGGCCGTTTTTACTCGCTTTGGGACACAAACTACGCGAAGATCCACATTCCCATCATTGCCTCCGTGTCCGAACACCAGCCTACGGCGTGGCCTGCATTTTTCTTTGACAATCAGTTTCTCATCTGGCTCTTCCCCGCCGGCGTCTTCCTTCTATTTTTGGACCTGAAGGACGAGCACGTCTTCGTGATCGTGTACTCGGTGCTGTGCTCGTACTTCGCGGGCGTGATGGTGCGTCTGATGCTGACGCTGACCCCCATCATCTGTGTTGCCGCGGCGTATGCGCTCTCCAAGCTCTTCGACGAGTACCTCGACTTCTCGGAcctgcgccgcgccgcgcccgaCGCCAAggacgccgcgcgccccTCGCGCCGCGAGGCGTTCCTGAACCTGCTCGCGAAGCTCCTCGTATCAGGCACCTTCCTCTTCTACCTCTTCCTCTTTGTCTACCACTGCACGTGGGTCACCTCGACCGCCTACTCCTCGCCCTCCGTCGTGCTGCCTTCGCACAACTCCGACGGCTCCCCCGCGCTCATTGACGACTACCGCGAGGCCTACTACTGGCTCCGCATGAACACGCACCCCGACGCCAAGGTCGCCGCCTGGTGGGACTACGGCTACCAGATCGGCGGCATGGCCGACCGCACCACCCTGGTCGACAACAACACCTGGAACAACACCCACATCGCCACTGTCGGCAAGGCCATGGCCTCGCCCCAGGACAAGGGCTACGAGATCCTTCGCGCCCACGACGTCGACTACGTCCTCGTCATCTTCGGCGGCGTACTCGGCTTCAGCGGCGACGACCTCAACAAGTTCCTCTGGATGGTCCGCATCGCAGAGGGCATCTGGCCTGACGAGATCCGCGAGCGCAACTACTtcagcgccagcggcgAGTACCGCATGGATGCCGCCGCCTCCCCCACCATGAAGAACGCGCTCATCTACAAGCTCTCCTACCACCGCTTCCCCGAGCTCTTCGGCGACACCCAGGCCACCGACCGCGTCCGCGGCCAGACCATCTCCGCGGCCGACATCGGCTCGCTCGACTACTTCGAGGAGGCTTTCACCTCCGAGAACTGGATGGTCCGCATCTACAAGCTCAAACAGCCCGACACCCTCGGCCGCACCTTGCAGGAGGCTAGCGCGTTCGACCGGGAGCTCGGCGCAGGCGTCAAGAAGAGGCTCGTCAAGAAGCCCGCCGTGGGCCTCGTGCTCTGA
- the PIB2 gene encoding Pib2p (Syntenic homolog of Saccharomyces cerevisiae YGL023C (PIB2)) — protein sequence MGSVHSQNSDMEAEAKRTAIGARRNNSDTSVLSTKSTITFEKRKVPPRGRTHSVQSVFSSMSLKSMLQNVQGTAGHNIGPEQEAESKGEPGGSGHSQIGSGGSTAAPGSSAGPHALTSVVTTAQQIQSPAIASSNLLRRRTTKTSKASSKDIIDEHAEDEIKIGERLPFTDEQQVHPDHGSQAVQESNQSNSSTTTVSSAAPEDSSTTPQKLGETPISGHSSINRHQLEAPKMGQPQQEHEPMPQHQPESLPQEVTEDEFTEQKQLTRDALRKLSMLQANKASVSAGSTLNENQRSVGTNENLNEPQEPLTHLHFGGKHVILETSRKNHIPFSSSQIMNNAHRSSVSDFLIQPEALKVPGASQTQYNINKSSEATYIRENGVGTEQHRYYTKKPIRQINEPKKPMYTPAVLRDISETNLTWNQLKAHSPSPSATSVPHNNGLYIVKSGHSNSASSIHSTGSSFLSDYRRKFDMWLGYGKCPNQPMQRVNLVPPTRKHWVSDNKRQACRYCHKLFTFWERKHHCRHCGDIFCQQHVRHWLYLNPKAKFIIGGGGLGMLSKICDNCLEEYERLVKDGPNGVNTGTGSPSNIDSPGNVTPRKNYQKQNSSNPKVSAAKINGVAEGDEVQPGTSGRQRLDSFVGSIPADWSWSSF from the coding sequence ATGGGCAGCGTTCATAGCCAGAATAGCGACATGGAAGCCGAGGCTAAACGGACAGCAATAGGAGCTCGCAGAAACAACTCCGACACGTCGGTGCTTTCGACGAAATCTACAATCACTTTTGAGAAGCGGAAAGtgccgccgcgcggccgcacACATAGCGTACAGAGTGTTTTCAGTAGCATGTCGTTGAAGTCGATGCTGCAGAACGTGCAAGGGACGGCGGGCCACAATATCGGACCGGAACAAGAGGCGGAAAGTAAAGGCGAGCCGGGCGGCAGCGGACACAGCCAGATaggcagcggcggcagcacgGCAGCGCCAGGGAGCAGCGCGGGGCCGCACGCCCTGACGAGCGTGGTGACGACCGCGCAGCAAATCCAGTCGCCAGCGATAGCGTCGTCGAACCTGCTTAGGCGGCGCACGACGAAGACCAGCAAGGCGTCCTCTAAGGACATTATAGACGAGCACGCGGAAGACGAAATTAAGATTGGGGAGCGCCTCCCGTTCACGgacgagcagcaggtgcaTCCCGACCACGGGTCGCAGGCAGTGCAGGAGAGCAACCAGTCCAACAGCTCAACTACCACTGTTTCGTCGGCGGCTCCGGAGGATTCTTCTACGACACCGCAAAAGCTGGGCGAGACGCCGATCAGCGGGCACTCTTCGATCAACAGGCACCAACTAGAGGCACCGAAAATGGGACAGCCGCAGCAAGAACACGAGCCGATGCCGCAGCACCAGCCCGAGTCTTTGCCGCAGGAAGTCACCGAGGATGAGTTCACAGAACAGAAGCAGCTTACCAGAGATGCGCTTCGAAAGCTGTCAATGTTGCAGGCCAACAAAGCATCTGTATCTGCTGGCAGCACGCTGAACGAAAATCAACGTAGTGTCGGTACTAACGAAAACTTGAACGAGCCGCAGGAGCCGTTGACGCATTTACATTTTGGAGGCAAGCATGTCATTCTAGAGACTTCCAGGAAGAACCATATACCCTTCAGCAGTTCGCAGATCATGAATAACGCTCACAGGTCTTCTGTCTCGGATTTTTTGATCCAGCCTGAGGCCTTGAAAGTGCCGGGAGCATCTCAAACTCAGTATAATATCAATAAGAGCAGTGAAGCCACGTATATACGTGAAAATGGCGTGGGTACAGAACAGCATAGGTATTATACGAAAAAACCTATACGGCAAATAAATGAACCCAAGAAGCCAATGTATACGCCGGCAGTTCTACGTGACATTTCTGAAACTAACCTCACCTGGAATCAATTGAAAGCCCATTCTCCATCTCCTAGTGCGACGTCTGTTCCACATAATAATGGTCTTTACATTGTCAAAAGCGGCCACTCCAACAGCGCATCGAGCATCCACTCAACGGGCTCTTCTTTTCTATCTGATTACCGTCGGAAGTTTGATATGTGGTTGGGGTACGGTAAATGCCCCAACCAGCCCATGCAACGGGTCAATCTCGTTCCTCCTACGCGAAAACATTGGGTGTCAGATAATAAGAGACAGGCTTGTAGATATTGCCATAAACTATTCACTTTTTGGGAGCGGAAGCATCATTGCAGACACTGTGGCGATATATTTTGCCAACAACACGTGCGGCATTGGTTGTACTTGAATCCAAAAGCGAAGTTTATAATCGGTGGCGGCGGTCTGGGTATGCTATCAAAAATCTGCGACAACTGTCTAGAAGAATACGAGCGCCTAGTGAAGGATGGTCCCAACGGCGTTAATACAGGTACTGGATCGCCATCTAATATTGATTCCCCTGGTAATGTGACCCCAAGGAAAAACTACCAGAAACAAAACTCGTCGAACCCGAAGGTCTCCGCAGCCAAAATCAACGGTGTTGCAGAAGGAGACGAGGTCCAGCCGGGTACGTCTGGAAGGCAGCGATTAGACAGCTTTGTTGGAAGCATTCCTGCAGACTGGTCTTGGAGTAGCTTTTAA